A stretch of Bos taurus isolate L1 Dominette 01449 registration number 42190680 breed Hereford chromosome 5, ARS-UCD2.0, whole genome shotgun sequence DNA encodes these proteins:
- the TMBIM4 gene encoding protein lifeguard 4 — protein MADFDPRYPCSSIEDDFNYGSCVASASVHIRMAFLRKVYSILSLQVLLTTVTLAFFLYFDSIRTFVHESPALILVLALGSLGLILALTVNRHKHPLNLYLLFGFTLLESLTVAFVVTFYDVYVVLQAFILTCAVFLGLTVYTLQSKRDFSKFGAGLFAGLWILCLSGILRLFFYSETVELVLAAGGALLFCGFIIYDTHSLMHRLSPEEYVLAAINLYLDIINLFLHLLRVLEAANKK, from the exons ATGGCGGACTTTGACCCCCGCTACCCCTGCTCTTCTATCGAGGACGACTTCAACTATGGCAGCTGCGTGGCCTCCGCCAGCGTGCACATCCGAATGG ccTTTCTAAGAAAAGTCTACAGCATCCTTTCTCTCCAAGTTCTCTTAACTACAGTGACATTGGCATTTTTTTTATACTTTGATTCTATACGGACATTTGTACATGAAAG TCCTGCCTTAATTTTGGTGTTGGCCCTTGGATCCTTGGGTTTGATTTTAGCCTTGACTGTAAACAGACATAAGCATCCCCTTAACCTATACCTGCTTTTTGGATTT ACACTGTTGGAATCTCTGACCGTGGCCTTCGTTG TTACTTTCTATGATGTGTATGTTGTCCTGCAAGCTTTCATACTGACTTGTGCAGTATTTCTTGGTTTGACTGTATATACTTTACAGTCTAAGAGAGatttcagcaaatttggagcAGG actGTTTGCTGGTTTGTGGATTTTGTGTTTGTCAGGAATCTTGAGG TTGTTTTTTTACAGTGAGACAGTGGAGTTGGTCTTGGCTGCTGGGGGAGCCCTTCTTTTCTGCGGATTCATCATCTATGACACACACTCACTGATGCACAGGCTGTCACCTGAAGAGTATGTATTAGCTGCCATCAACCTCTACTTGGATATCATCAATCTCTTCTTGCACCTGTTACGGGTTTTGGAAGCAGCTAATAAAAAGTGA
- the LLPH gene encoding protein LLP homolog isoform X1: MAKSLRSKWKRKMRAEKRKKNAPKELSRLKSILKIDGDVLMKDVQEIATVVEPKHCQEKTQCVVKDETDDMKMETDIKRNKKTLLDQHGQYPIWMNQRQRKRLKAKRERKKGKSKVKAMKAAKGLTW, from the exons ATGGCTAAAAGTTTACGGAGTAAGTGGAAAAGGAAGATGCgtgctgaaaagagaaaaaagaatgccCCAAAGGAGCTCAGCAGACTTAAAAGTATTCTTAAAATAGATGGTGATGTTTTAATGAAAGACGTTCAAGAGATAGCAACTGTGGTGGAACCCAAACATTGTCAAGAGAAAACGCAGTGTGTGGTGAAGGATGAAACAG ATGACATGAAAATGGAGACTGAtattaagagaaacaaaaagactCTTCTAGACCAGCATGGGCAGTACCCCATATGGATGAACCAGAGGCAAAGGAAAAGGCTGAAAGCAAAgcgagagagaaagaagggaaaaagcaAAGTAAAAGCCATGAAGGCAGCAAAGGGTTTGACCTGGTAG